A stretch of Candidatus Cloacimonadota bacterium DNA encodes these proteins:
- a CDS encoding NAD(P)H-dependent oxidoreductase has protein sequence MNVQLVICSHSGNTQKLGELVKAKLTEAGHRVDLTRLACDPPLDQSKPTEAKNIRITNLPDVASADIVLIGGPVWAFRPYPMLLKAMADLSPQLRGKRVMPFVTHSFPWAWLTGNSSLKTLRELASRAGAQVLPGVVLSGASSPKIAKYEEAANRICAQVN, from the coding sequence ATGAATGTTCAACTCGTGATTTGTTCCCATTCCGGCAACACCCAAAAACTGGGGGAGCTGGTGAAAGCCAAACTGACGGAAGCCGGACACCGGGTCGATCTGACCAGGCTGGCTTGCGATCCGCCCCTGGACCAGAGCAAGCCCACGGAAGCCAAAAACATCCGGATCACCAACCTGCCTGATGTTGCTTCGGCGGATATCGTTCTGATCGGCGGCCCCGTCTGGGCTTTCCGGCCCTATCCGATGCTGCTGAAGGCGATGGCGGACCTGAGCCCCCAACTCAGGGGAAAGCGGGTCATGCCTTTCGTGACCCACTCTTTTCCCTGGGCCTGGCTGACGGGCAACTCCTCCCTGAAAACCCTGCGCGAACTGGCTTCCCGGGCCGGAGCCCAGGTGCTGCCGGGAGTGGTGCTGTCCGGCGCCTCCAGCCCTAAAATCGCTAAATACGAGGAGGCCGCCAACAGGATCTGCGCTCAAGTCAACTAA
- a CDS encoding bifunctional metallophosphatase/5'-nucleotidase: MKKMILLTALSLILTVGLLAEDLRLDIVFSNDVHGGIDRSEATFMNPDFPPQLGGGASAATLIKHIRSLSGTKRDMLLFDAGDFFQGRPVGTVTKGRAVIEYMNAIGYDAMTIGNHEFDIMNDELMETLDYANFPILSCNIIDRRTGDLPWYVVPYRIISRLGLRIGVIGFTTTDTEKMSFPEHIKNIEFLDEKDTVAKYVKLVREQERADIVIVLGHAGLPYEVEATYLSRYDAAGNPLQQERYAAWGWDAQEIAREVPGIDLFVGGHIHKGWPAPWIDPHTHTMVVQGYAYGSNLGWITLTVDPATRSVSGYELPALREGMMITLFEDQFIPDREISATIEAEVAKAEEGMDEIIGIAGVHLNRTNVDAQSLMGNTIVDAMRNEVNADFAFLNLGGVRADIKNGPVTYRDIFQVMPFDNMVVSFRCTGEFLRRIIETRVEGGRHGLVVSGVNVVYSKKRPNFDRVTSLKIGGQPWDRNKIYTCTTTDFLMQGNAGLTLLTQVPQEDIVFHQINLRDAIVNYFRQKSPIRTKIDDRWKRDDNAKPTKEMLQ, from the coding sequence ATGAAAAAGATGATCCTGCTAACGGCGCTGAGCCTCATCCTCACGGTTGGGCTGCTCGCCGAAGACCTCCGGCTGGATATCGTTTTTTCCAACGACGTCCATGGAGGCATTGACCGTTCAGAGGCAACCTTCATGAACCCGGATTTCCCGCCCCAACTGGGCGGAGGGGCTTCCGCAGCCACCCTCATCAAGCATATCCGCTCCCTCTCCGGGACCAAGCGTGACATGCTGCTGTTCGACGCCGGCGACTTCTTCCAGGGGCGCCCGGTGGGCACCGTGACCAAAGGCCGCGCCGTGATCGAATACATGAACGCCATCGGCTACGACGCCATGACCATCGGCAACCACGAATTCGACATCATGAATGACGAACTGATGGAAACCCTGGACTACGCTAATTTCCCCATCCTTTCCTGCAACATCATCGACCGCCGCACCGGCGACCTGCCCTGGTATGTGGTGCCTTACCGCATCATCAGCCGACTCGGCCTGCGGATAGGAGTGATCGGCTTCACCACCACGGATACGGAAAAGATGAGCTTCCCCGAGCACATCAAAAACATCGAGTTCTTGGATGAAAAGGACACGGTGGCCAAATATGTGAAACTCGTGCGGGAGCAGGAACGGGCAGATATCGTTATCGTTCTGGGCCATGCCGGCCTGCCCTATGAGGTTGAGGCGACCTACCTTTCCCGTTATGACGCGGCGGGAAATCCCCTGCAGCAGGAACGCTACGCCGCCTGGGGTTGGGACGCCCAGGAAATCGCCCGCGAAGTTCCCGGCATCGATCTCTTCGTCGGCGGCCACATCCATAAAGGCTGGCCCGCACCCTGGATCGATCCCCACACCCACACCATGGTGGTGCAGGGCTATGCCTACGGCTCAAATCTCGGCTGGATAACGCTTACCGTCGATCCGGCCACCAGGAGCGTGAGCGGCTACGAACTGCCCGCCCTGCGCGAAGGGATGATGATAACCCTGTTTGAGGACCAGTTCATCCCGGACCGGGAAATCTCCGCCACCATCGAGGCCGAGGTCGCCAAAGCCGAGGAAGGCATGGACGAGATCATCGGCATCGCCGGTGTCCACCTCAACCGCACAAACGTGGACGCCCAAAGCCTGATGGGAAACACCATCGTGGACGCCATGCGCAATGAAGTCAACGCGGATTTCGCCTTTCTGAACCTCGGCGGAGTGCGCGCCGACATCAAAAACGGACCCGTCACATACCGGGACATCTTTCAGGTGATGCCTTTCGACAATATGGTTGTCAGTTTCCGCTGCACCGGCGAATTCCTGCGCCGCATCATCGAAACCCGCGTGGAGGGAGGGCGCCACGGTTTGGTGGTCTCCGGCGTCAATGTGGTGTATTCCAAAAAACGCCCCAATTTCGACCGCGTCACTTCGCTCAAGATCGGCGGCCAGCCCTGGGACAGGAACAAGATCTACACCTGCACCACCACGGACTTCCTGATGCAGGGAAATGCCGGCCTGACGTTGCTGACCCAAGTGCCCCAGGAAGACATCGTCTTCCACCAGATCAACCTGCGTGACGCCATCGTGAACTACTTCCGACAAAAAAGCCCCATCCGCACCAAAATCGACGACCGCTGGAAACGCGATGACAACGCCAAACCCACCAAGGAGATGCTGCAATGA
- a CDS encoding helix-hairpin-helix domain-containing protein produces MKKLFVLLFALLCLGQIAAKVDLNTANFEELLQLPITERQARDILDYRTYISVFSDIYQLREIPSIDQPTLLRIKNLAVVSLYIEEDEVAARRDEIRDLLERLDSNEGASEGMSDVWEDYLMTPQNVNKMHFDDFISLPNVSAVDAVGILTRTAKGDTIADTRDLRNSPGLSYYGYTNLRSYVYYKEPPVKNRFMWDAKLQYYTRYLEEGAYDMYHESFLRSDYGNSSVTVPHRKDLSYWGYFNMEELNPDVLVKLRARYGNNYKVGWMYYSPKGETPVRDKDPAEIVADSKFYAGYENTDLPLLDNTRLKLYLGHYRATFGEGLVMENTDYYSARKTGYGFSKRILGLTPDLSRTQEYALRGAALEITNPWFGVSGWVSQDNKDAVAYVDRDGKVIQEGGKNKLFSYVIPTTRFGTEELLEAEAYFNNELQSGSPYATDYINLAYRKDVLRETLWGTHVQVNPFLGTKLGFTTYTALYDDAHFVVPGWNDLRMLLVRDSYYYPKFKMMDAEIAGLYSTLTDTYSRNYRRVLGFDAQTTISNVSVQGEYAELSVDGSDFKLGDDPKAYLVSAYTQFDNLYFLSLFRHYDIGFDNPYSNSFSEHERFDDTILEKNVYTLTNPTLSDIYLNASQSQPESGIYFETRYKFHRFFTIGRSYLDIWERLTDGRRSVRLQTELEFRPLYQIALRARFKTQTNRYDDYAERGVSKTDEYTFSVRTFLSNRDFLEFEYRYNTVLSPPYTSLTNPALPGNNTMAAAQTLMTGDYVGVNYTHNFNANLKLQGSLIYWFGHGISHWDWEDMEIDFMGEKGMKAWVALHSRISRNMYLSLKFRNKTYQTQELSIRQYNVPVQGENLYQRVEHKENTIRLSLEYRY; encoded by the coding sequence TCTGGACTACCGCACCTACATCTCCGTTTTCAGCGACATTTACCAGCTGCGGGAGATTCCTTCCATCGACCAGCCCACCCTGCTGCGCATCAAAAACCTGGCAGTGGTTTCGCTGTACATAGAGGAGGACGAAGTGGCGGCCAGGCGGGACGAGATCCGCGACCTGCTGGAGCGCCTGGACAGCAACGAAGGGGCATCCGAAGGCATGTCCGACGTTTGGGAAGACTATCTGATGACGCCCCAAAACGTGAACAAGATGCACTTCGACGACTTCATCAGCCTGCCCAACGTTTCCGCCGTCGATGCGGTCGGCATCCTCACCCGAACAGCCAAAGGCGACACGATCGCGGACACACGCGACCTGCGCAATTCGCCGGGGCTCAGCTATTACGGCTACACCAACCTCCGCAGCTACGTCTATTACAAGGAACCGCCGGTGAAAAACCGCTTCATGTGGGACGCCAAGCTGCAGTATTACACCCGCTACCTGGAGGAAGGCGCCTACGACATGTATCACGAGAGCTTCCTGCGTAGCGATTACGGCAATTCCAGCGTGACGGTTCCCCACCGCAAGGACCTTTCCTACTGGGGCTACTTCAACATGGAGGAACTCAACCCCGACGTCCTCGTGAAGCTGCGCGCCCGCTACGGCAACAACTACAAGGTGGGCTGGATGTATTACAGCCCCAAGGGTGAAACCCCCGTCAGGGACAAGGACCCGGCCGAGATCGTGGCCGATTCCAAATTCTACGCGGGCTACGAAAACACCGATTTGCCGCTGCTGGACAACACGCGCCTGAAACTCTACCTGGGCCATTACCGCGCCACCTTCGGGGAGGGCCTGGTGATGGAAAACACGGATTATTACAGCGCCCGCAAGACCGGCTACGGCTTCAGCAAACGCATCCTGGGCCTCACTCCCGACCTTTCCAGAACCCAGGAATACGCCCTGCGCGGCGCCGCCCTCGAGATCACAAACCCCTGGTTCGGCGTTTCCGGCTGGGTTTCGCAGGACAACAAGGACGCGGTGGCCTATGTGGACCGGGACGGCAAAGTAATCCAGGAAGGCGGCAAGAACAAGCTTTTCAGCTATGTGATACCTACCACGCGCTTTGGCACGGAGGAACTGCTCGAAGCCGAGGCCTATTTCAACAATGAACTCCAGAGCGGCTCGCCCTACGCCACGGATTACATCAACCTCGCCTACCGCAAGGACGTCCTGCGCGAAACCCTCTGGGGAACGCACGTGCAGGTGAATCCCTTCCTGGGCACAAAGCTGGGTTTCACCACCTACACAGCGCTTTACGACGACGCCCACTTCGTGGTGCCGGGATGGAACGACCTCAGGATGCTACTGGTGAGGGATTCTTACTACTATCCCAAATTCAAAATGATGGACGCCGAAATTGCCGGCCTCTACAGCACCCTGACGGACACCTACTCACGCAACTACCGCCGGGTGCTGGGTTTCGACGCCCAGACCACCATCAGCAACGTTTCCGTGCAGGGTGAATACGCGGAACTGAGTGTGGACGGCTCGGATTTCAAGCTGGGCGACGATCCCAAGGCCTACCTGGTGAGCGCCTACACCCAGTTCGACAACCTCTATTTCCTAAGCCTCTTCCGCCACTACGACATCGGTTTCGACAACCCCTACAGCAATTCCTTCTCCGAGCACGAACGCTTCGACGACACCATCCTGGAAAAGAACGTTTACACGCTCACTAACCCCACCCTTTCAGACATCTATCTGAACGCGTCCCAATCCCAGCCGGAATCAGGAATATACTTCGAAACCCGGTATAAATTTCACCGCTTCTTCACCATCGGACGCAGCTACCTGGACATCTGGGAACGCCTCACCGACGGCCGCCGCTCCGTGCGCCTGCAAACGGAACTGGAGTTCCGGCCCCTTTACCAGATCGCCCTGCGCGCGCGCTTCAAAACCCAGACCAACCGCTATGACGACTATGCCGAACGCGGTGTTTCCAAGACCGACGAATACACCTTCAGCGTGCGCACCTTCCTTTCCAACCGCGACTTCCTGGAGTTCGAATACCGCTACAACACGGTTCTGAGCCCTCCCTACACCTCACTCACCAATCCGGCCCTGCCGGGAAACAACACCATGGCGGCTGCCCAAACCCTGATGACCGGCGATTACGTTGGTGTAAACTACACCCACAACTTCAACGCCAACCTGAAGCTGCAGGGCTCACTCATCTACTGGTTCGGGCATGGCATTTCGCACTGGGATTGGGAAGACATGGAAATCGACTTCATGGGCGAAAAGGGCATGAAAGCCTGGGTGGCCCTGCATTCCAGAATCTCACGCAATATGTATCTTTCTCTGAAATTCAGAAATAAAACCTATCAGACGCAGGAACTGAGCATCCGCCAGTATAACGTGCCTGTGCAAGGTGAAAACCTGTATCAGCGGGTGGAACACAAGGAAAACACCATCCGCCTCAGCCTTGAATACCGCTACTAA